The Chitinophagales bacterium genome includes a region encoding these proteins:
- a CDS encoding T9SS type A sorting domain-containing protein — MKCFSLYCFMLFSTVSLSAQVFPQNTFTFANGINGFIENKGQIKDQSGSTNTAVCFLFSSGQFNLQLRNHGFSYELFEPIHGDGKVYESGEPGWMRDGRSDIAQEYPPMRSCRIDIEVIGAHSDAEKVASDPAGCVLNYYTTNTPANGITGVQSYKQVMYKDIYDGIDLVFTVPNPDSGISLKYEWILHPGADYKKIKLRYSGAALPVEAAGEGFTLTTTAGIIAESKVIAFREDDHSLIESSCHIAGNVITYNVVPDKNRTIVIDPNILWSGYFGGNSDEDNVYGKLTTDAKNKVIITGATSSTQFLASNGSYQTTYGGAPYDAYVAKFGATGKLNWATYYGSDLSDKGIQVAASPSNDIYLAGWTKSPSGIATPDSHQPVFGGAEDIFIVKFDEAGIRQWCTYYGGSYVDEVFGLLCDDHGYLYFTGYTLSYNQVSTPGVYQEIKAGAEGDAFIGKINPDGNVLWCTYFGATGNDRGHGIALGNNGDLFMQGTTTSTSGLATNGAHQGLYGGGINDGFLSKWDTNGNFLWCSYLGGEDDERGREVVTDNDGNVYAVGMTSSKTNIATDDANQADWYEAYIGNLRLYDGYIAKFHPDGSIGWSTYYGGNSEDQLWSIAIDRTKNLIYAGGRTLSSVQIATPGSFLPQYTGATDGCLAAFTADGAMNWGTYIGASGAQDIHSIAFDGKGFLYLYLRSDMNSSATPGAYQLKSNGGLETVIVKFNVAEECYDSYESNNTIATAVKISAYSDTLLYGYTGAIADSADEDWFNLKTTATSNLKIVLTDLVADYDLKLYKANGLLLFSSANPGTTDETIIYNNAPKASYRLEIAHSAADFDSHACYKIKTMTSISPWNFKHEKDMSFSQPELLQAYVYPNPCAGQLSIKITAPDHRPIKLILYNLVNQPVGTYYFEVAAGTKALSVSTQQLSDGIYRIELEQGKNKISKMVVVQK, encoded by the coding sequence ATGAAATGTTTTTCCCTGTATTGTTTTATGCTGTTTTCGACTGTCTCTTTGTCGGCTCAGGTATTCCCGCAAAACACTTTCACTTTCGCCAACGGGATAAATGGATTCATTGAGAATAAAGGACAAATAAAAGATCAGTCTGGAAGTACTAACACTGCAGTTTGTTTTCTCTTTTCATCAGGTCAGTTTAATCTGCAATTAAGAAATCACGGGTTCAGCTATGAGCTATTTGAACCAATTCACGGCGATGGAAAAGTGTATGAATCAGGTGAACCGGGCTGGATGCGTGATGGCAGAAGCGATATTGCCCAGGAATATCCTCCAATGCGTTCCTGTCGCATAGATATTGAAGTGATAGGTGCACATTCAGATGCTGAGAAAGTGGCAAGCGATCCTGCCGGTTGTGTTTTAAATTACTACACAACGAATACTCCGGCGAATGGTATTACCGGAGTGCAGAGTTATAAACAGGTAATGTATAAAGATATCTATGATGGCATTGACCTGGTTTTTACTGTACCGAATCCTGATTCAGGAATCTCCCTGAAATATGAATGGATATTGCATCCTGGTGCCGATTATAAAAAAATCAAACTGCGTTACAGCGGTGCCGCGTTACCCGTGGAAGCAGCAGGTGAAGGATTCACGCTAACAACCACTGCCGGAATCATTGCAGAAAGCAAGGTGATTGCATTCCGGGAAGATGATCATTCATTGATTGAATCTTCCTGTCATATCGCCGGTAATGTGATAACTTACAATGTAGTTCCGGATAAGAACAGAACTATTGTGATTGACCCAAATATACTTTGGTCAGGCTATTTTGGAGGCAACAGTGATGAAGACAACGTGTATGGGAAACTGACGACGGATGCCAAGAATAAAGTGATCATTACCGGCGCGACCAGCAGCACGCAATTCCTTGCCAGTAACGGTTCTTATCAAACCACCTATGGCGGTGCCCCATATGATGCGTATGTTGCAAAATTCGGAGCCACCGGCAAACTTAATTGGGCAACCTACTATGGATCTGATTTGTCTGATAAAGGAATACAGGTGGCTGCATCACCATCGAATGATATTTACCTGGCGGGCTGGACAAAGAGTCCGTCAGGCATTGCCACACCCGACTCGCACCAACCTGTATTTGGCGGAGCCGAAGATATTTTTATTGTAAAATTTGATGAAGCAGGCATCAGGCAATGGTGCACGTATTACGGCGGCTCCTATGTGGATGAAGTTTTTGGCCTGCTGTGCGATGATCATGGGTACCTGTATTTCACGGGATACACACTGAGTTACAACCAGGTTTCCACACCCGGGGTTTATCAGGAAATTAAGGCGGGAGCAGAAGGAGATGCATTCATTGGAAAAATCAACCCGGACGGGAATGTCTTATGGTGTACTTATTTCGGCGCAACAGGCAATGACAGAGGGCATGGAATAGCGCTTGGCAATAATGGTGATTTGTTCATGCAGGGAACAACCACCAGCACTTCAGGATTAGCAACCAATGGTGCACATCAGGGATTATACGGTGGCGGCATTAATGACGGGTTCCTTTCCAAATGGGACACTAACGGGAATTTTTTATGGTGCAGCTATTTGGGAGGCGAAGATGATGAACGCGGAAGGGAAGTTGTAACGGATAATGATGGCAATGTGTATGCAGTTGGCATGACCTCCAGTAAAACAAACATCGCTACAGATGATGCCAATCAGGCAGATTGGTACGAGGCCTACATTGGCAACCTCCGGCTGTATGATGGTTATATTGCGAAATTCCACCCTGATGGTTCAATCGGGTGGAGTACCTATTATGGTGGCAACAGCGAAGATCAGCTATGGTCTATCGCCATCGACCGGACAAAAAATTTGATTTACGCAGGCGGAAGAACGCTGAGTTCCGTACAAATAGCAACGCCCGGATCTTTTCTCCCGCAGTATACCGGTGCAACTGATGGCTGTTTAGCTGCATTCACCGCAGATGGAGCGATGAACTGGGGAACCTATATTGGTGCATCTGGAGCGCAGGACATTCACAGCATAGCATTTGATGGTAAAGGATTCCTTTACCTGTATCTCAGGTCAGATATGAATTCCTCCGCTACTCCGGGTGCATATCAGTTAAAATCAAACGGCGGACTGGAAACGGTGATTGTTAAATTTAATGTGGCAGAGGAGTGTTACGATAGCTATGAATCTAATAACACGATTGCTACGGCGGTTAAGATTTCCGCTTATTCCGACACCCTTTTATATGGTTACACCGGCGCCATTGCTGACAGTGCAGATGAAGATTGGTTTAATTTAAAGACTACGGCAACCAGTAATTTAAAGATTGTACTAACGGATCTTGTAGCCGACTATGACCTGAAACTATATAAAGCCAATGGCTTGTTGCTGTTTTCATCCGCAAACCCGGGAACAACAGATGAAACTATCATATACAATAATGCACCAAAGGCGAGTTACCGCTTAGAGATTGCACACAGTGCCGCGGATTTTGATTCGCATGCCTGTTACAAAATCAAAACCATGACCAGCATATCTCCCTGGAACTTCAAACATGAAAAAGATATGTCATTTAGTCAACCTGAATTATTACAGGCATACGTTTATCCCAACCCATGTGCCGGTCAGCTGAGTATTAAAATCACTGCACCGGATCACAGACCAATCAAACTGATTTTGTATAACCTGGTGAACCAGCCCGTCGGCACATATTACTTTGAAGTTGCAGCAGGAACAAAAGCGCTGTCCGTATCCACTCAACAATTGAGCGATGGTATTTACAGAATAGAATTGGAACAAGGCAAGAATAAAATTTCAAAAATGGTGGTGGTGCAAAAATGA
- a CDS encoding DUF748 domain-containing protein: MKWLKRTGIFLAALLVAAVVLAAVFISPITKYLIEKYSKPVIGRQVSMEGLFLNFFSGSMSITDLKVYEPNDKDVFFYCHKISSNITVKKMLQGEYEINEMKFVNPEVIVYQDGNNFSYDDIVAHLLTADTTKKNTAAAPPVKVWLRNIQIDSGYIKHINVAYKDTTEIMNLRFMCPSYAWDNPELLLSAAFTFGSGGDIDCSMQLDTDSLDYVVSLNSKDLDVKKYYKSLNSMMHIGGLDGLVNATLRFRGNFNELENLAASGMLSLDRVFIRDTTGTDFVSFNQFQIQVDSLNVKESRYDFHRILLDRPYFKFDLYDNGNNISKMLVASAAETATAPDSTVAATDELDYTNIFTLMGSYVKLISKDYLISNYSADSIILREGHFLYNDYTLEDRFSYDIENANFVSGKINSQNDSIIIRSAATFNQSGKLTAYLAATPDFKNFRMNFDIRNMKVSDMNPYSRFYVATPFLDGTLDYTSQTTITDGMLNSSNKISVVQLTAGRKISDKPLYNVPVRLAVSLLKDVHGNINLDIPVEGDLNDPEYKIGKVIWQIVENIIVKAATAPFRLLANMFGGSEEDMKQIPFNYLQKELDNNQFKKLDQVADVLTAKTEMMVELKQVTDTFAEREQWSLFEAKRKYYESKMSGTLKDSLSEEDIVQINSIANKDSLFNAYLNQQLQLSAADLLPTQEKCLQLIGAAVAEQQVKAIMNQRNEQVISYLTTIKSIAADRIRVLNNHDYGVSNGISQPVYLVNYLVEE, from the coding sequence ATGAAATGGCTCAAAAGAACAGGGATTTTTCTTGCAGCGCTGCTTGTTGCCGCTGTCGTGCTCGCCGCTGTATTTATTTCTCCCATCACCAAATACCTTATCGAGAAATACAGTAAACCTGTAATCGGGCGGCAGGTTTCAATGGAAGGGCTGTTCCTGAATTTCTTTTCAGGCAGCATGAGCATCACTGACTTGAAAGTGTATGAGCCCAACGATAAGGATGTGTTTTTCTACTGCCATAAAATTTCATCCAACATCACGGTGAAAAAAATGCTGCAGGGTGAATACGAGATAAATGAAATGAAATTTGTGAACCCGGAAGTGATCGTTTACCAGGATGGCAATAATTTCAGTTATGATGATATAGTCGCCCACTTATTAACTGCTGATACAACAAAAAAGAACACGGCAGCAGCTCCACCGGTTAAAGTCTGGCTGCGGAATATTCAGATTGACAGCGGTTATATTAAACACATCAACGTTGCGTACAAAGACACTACTGAAATAATGAATCTCCGGTTCATGTGTCCTTCCTATGCCTGGGACAATCCTGAACTGTTGCTGTCTGCAGCTTTCACTTTTGGCAGCGGCGGTGATATTGATTGCAGCATGCAACTGGATACGGATTCACTTGATTATGTTGTTTCGCTAAACTCAAAAGACCTTGACGTAAAAAAATATTACAAGTCACTGAATTCGATGATGCACATTGGCGGCCTCGATGGCCTGGTAAATGCAACGCTCAGATTCAGGGGCAATTTTAATGAATTGGAAAACCTTGCCGCCTCAGGGATGCTGTCGCTGGACCGTGTTTTCATCAGGGATACCACAGGTACGGATTTCGTATCGTTCAATCAGTTTCAGATTCAGGTGGATAGCCTGAATGTGAAAGAAAGCCGATATGATTTTCACAGGATTCTGCTGGACCGGCCCTACTTTAAGTTTGACTTGTATGATAACGGCAATAATATTTCAAAGATGCTGGTGGCTTCCGCTGCCGAAACGGCAACAGCACCTGATTCCACTGTCGCAGCAACAGATGAACTGGATTACACCAACATCTTTACACTGATGGGATCGTACGTTAAGTTAATTTCCAAAGATTACCTCATCAGTAACTACAGCGCAGACAGTATTATTCTGCGGGAAGGACATTTTCTTTACAATGATTATACGCTGGAAGACCGTTTCAGCTACGATATTGAAAATGCCAATTTCGTATCCGGAAAAATTAACTCGCAGAATGACAGCATAATCATCAGGTCTGCCGCCACATTTAATCAAAGCGGCAAGCTGACAGCCTATCTTGCCGCCACGCCAGATTTTAAGAACTTCCGGATGAATTTTGACATCAGGAACATGAAGGTGTCGGACATGAATCCATATTCCCGTTTTTATGTAGCTACACCATTTCTCGATGGAACGCTTGATTATACAAGTCAGACTACCATTACCGATGGTATGCTGAACAGCAGCAACAAAATTTCCGTGGTGCAACTTACAGCAGGCAGGAAGATAAGCGACAAACCATTGTATAATGTGCCTGTCCGGCTCGCCGTCTCGCTGCTGAAAGACGTGCATGGAAATATTAATCTCGATATTCCGGTAGAAGGTGATCTGAACGACCCTGAATACAAAATCGGAAAAGTGATCTGGCAAATTGTAGAGAATATCATTGTAAAAGCGGCTACGGCTCCGTTCCGGCTGCTGGCAAACATGTTTGGCGGCAGCGAAGAAGACATGAAACAAATTCCTTTTAATTACCTGCAAAAGGAGTTGGATAATAATCAGTTTAAGAAGCTCGATCAGGTGGCGGACGTATTGACTGCAAAAACGGAAATGATGGTGGAGTTGAAACAGGTGACGGATACTTTTGCTGAACGCGAACAGTGGAGCTTGTTTGAAGCGAAGCGGAAATATTACGAATCAAAAATGAGTGGAACTTTGAAGGACAGCCTGTCTGAAGAAGATATTGTGCAAATTAACAGTATAGCGAATAAGGATTCGCTGTTTAATGCCTACCTCAATCAGCAACTGCAGCTTTCGGCCGCTGACCTGCTGCCGACGCAGGAAAAATGCCTTCAACTGATAGGAGCGGCGGTTGCAGAGCAGCAGGTGAAAGCAATAATGAATCAAAGAAATGAGCAGGTGATCAGTTACCTGACCACCATAAAGTCAATTGCGGCAGACAG